A part of Vulcanisaeta moutnovskia 768-28 genomic DNA contains:
- a CDS encoding tRNA pseudouridine synthase A produces the protein MPTMAFKVLYDGSLFSGFTGGTNSIEYYLRRAIRYFIKDFGLSKASRTDPGVSAVGNVISIKYDDGIRLMPGMLNSRLPNGIRVWAWAEVSDDFHARAAVSRTYVYVMPWLYEDVDLMRRATELFVGVHDLSNFQVKERGVPTTVMISSVNVERLGDYLVFTIVGKGFRNKMIRKIVNAIRMVGISNLTLDELRDLIELRVRRPIPPASPYGLLLLSVSYGAKEPKWILHDDGVSYAINYLVNRWHNSLSNSFVILKILHEFMDINKLFIHI, from the coding sequence ATGCCAACAATGGCCTTTAAGGTGCTTTATGATGGATCATTATTTAGCGGATTTACGGGTGGTACTAACTCCATTGAGTATTATCTGAGGAGGGCCATTAGGTACTTCATTAAGGACTTTGGGTTAAGTAAGGCCTCAAGGACTGATCCAGGGGTTAGTGCCGTTGGTAATGTAATTTCGATAAAATATGATGACGGCATTAGGTTGATGCCTGGTATGTTAAATTCCAGGTTGCCGAATGGGATTAGGGTGTGGGCTTGGGCTGAGGTTAGTGATGATTTTCACGCAAGGGCTGCTGTGTCTAGGACGTACGTTTATGTAATGCCCTGGCTCTACGAGGATGTTGATCTAATGAGAAGGGCGACGGAATTATTTGTGGGTGTTCATGATCTGTCTAATTTCCAGGTTAAGGAGAGGGGTGTGCCGACCACGGTAATGATAAGTAGCGTTAATGTTGAGAGACTTGGTGATTACCTGGTTTTTACTATTGTTGGTAAGGGATTTAGGAATAAAATGATTAGGAAGATTGTTAATGCAATTAGGATGGTTGGCATAAGCAACTTAACACTGGATGAGCTAAGGGATTTAATAGAGTTAAGGGTTAGGAGACCAATACCTCCTGCATCACCTTATGGACTATTATTACTAAGTGTTAGTTATGGTGCTAAAGAACCAAAGTGGATCTTACATGATGATGGTGTCTCATACGCAATTAATTATCTAGTTAATAGGTGGCATAATTCATTATCGAATTCATTTGTTATTTTAAAAATTCTTCATGAATTTATGGATATAAATAAATTATTTATTCATATTTAA
- a CDS encoding carbohydrate kinase family protein, whose product MRLAGELALVRGSMGNNEFDLVILSDCVLDIYYRVGELPIKVGDVAVSDIIALSPGGACTTALVTRKLGLNVAVIDKVGDDPFSDILIKYLNDNGIHTGFIKRVHGFVTISNNIITNNGHAFMGYLGVGRELTVDDIDENIIKNSRAIYINGFYASFTVGIVNTFIETIRTAHKHSVQVFLDVGPAINNRDLIISLIGLSNTVFMNEDEMKRLFGDLENLTNFTGSTGIIAIVKLGSRGAALVRNGKIKWCKPYDTGNIVTTIGAGDTFNAAYITGIIRDLDPVESCNLGNRIAFLRTQHLTPMELPEIREIIK is encoded by the coding sequence TTGAGACTGGCAGGGGAATTAGCATTGGTGCGTGGGAGCATGGGAAACAATGAGTTTGATTTAGTCATTCTCTCTGACTGCGTATTGGACATTTATTATAGGGTTGGGGAATTACCTATTAAGGTAGGTGATGTTGCAGTATCAGATATAATCGCGTTATCGCCTGGCGGTGCATGCACAACGGCCTTAGTGACCCGTAAATTGGGCCTCAATGTCGCTGTTATTGATAAGGTTGGTGATGACCCATTCTCAGATATTCTCATTAAATACCTTAACGACAATGGTATACATACAGGCTTTATAAAGAGGGTGCATGGTTTTGTAACAATATCCAATAATATCATTACTAATAATGGACATGCATTCATGGGATACCTAGGTGTTGGCAGGGAATTAACCGTTGATGATATTGATGAGAACATCATTAAGAATTCAAGGGCTATATACATCAATGGTTTTTATGCCTCATTCACAGTAGGCATCGTTAATACATTTATTGAGACGATTAGAACTGCTCATAAACACTCAGTCCAGGTGTTTCTCGATGTAGGACCTGCCATTAATAATAGGGACTTAATAATCAGCCTAATTGGATTATCAAATACCGTCTTCATGAATGAGGATGAAATGAAGAGATTGTTCGGCGACCTGGAAAATCTGACTAATTTTACAGGTAGTACTGGTATTATTGCTATAGTGAAGTTGGGTAGTAGAGGCGCCGCCCTAGTACGTAATGGTAAAATTAAGTGGTGTAAGCCATACGACACAGGTAATATAGTGACTACGATTGGCGCCGGTGACACATTTAATGCAGCATACATTACTGGAATTATACGAGACCTGGACCCAGTTGAATCATGCAACCTAGGTAATAGGATAGCCTTCCTAAGAACTCAACACTTGACACCAATGGAACTCCCTGAAATTAGGGAAATCATTAAATGA
- a CDS encoding MFS transporter yields the protein MMIESEKWSRIHTLVFTVFSISTMIEAYIYSIAYIASNWVSVPRPLIALLSIWPPLWLLLGGALMGPLSDTIGRKRSLYISLIMYIIGSMGLIFSINYVILLISLAILMLAVGGEYNTVMISAHEYFPSGIRSRIVYLILNFTNLGGALATALVLINISSMILQKLALGLTILIVIPILYLLRSLIPESPYWLRARRLPYDNSRFDLIKNRNSNITIRLPSLTTRIAIGGLIGWSYTTGFTLLVLTFGPYYFPNLTNWLIFAFSISSLISGIAIGMLADTISRKSLLLLSSIGSLITSMLILLLIRSLINAQYIFWILFILFSILINTYFLTEDTLKSEYWVTRRRGSYTAIVRVISLGGSIPVIFLSSYLPVSSYLILAAVIFSVGFAASLTWYLIGVETGRGISIGAWEHGKQ from the coding sequence ATGATGATTGAGTCTGAGAAATGGAGTAGAATTCATACGTTAGTGTTTACTGTGTTTTCAATAAGTACTATGATTGAGGCTTACATATATTCCATAGCCTATATTGCCTCAAACTGGGTCTCAGTACCAAGGCCTTTAATAGCCTTACTATCAATATGGCCACCACTTTGGTTGTTACTGGGTGGCGCCTTGATGGGCCCTCTCTCAGATACCATTGGTAGGAAGAGGAGCCTTTACATATCATTAATAATGTACATAATTGGCTCCATGGGGTTGATATTCAGTATTAACTATGTGATTTTACTGATTTCCCTCGCAATATTAATGCTTGCAGTTGGTGGTGAGTATAATACCGTGATGATCTCAGCCCATGAGTACTTCCCAAGCGGAATCAGGAGTAGGATTGTTTACCTAATACTTAACTTCACTAACCTTGGTGGCGCCCTAGCAACTGCCTTGGTCTTAATCAACATATCATCCATGATTCTTCAAAAGCTCGCACTTGGATTAACAATACTCATAGTAATACCAATACTCTATCTACTTAGGTCATTAATCCCTGAATCACCATACTGGCTTAGGGCAAGGAGATTACCCTATGATAATTCCAGGTTTGATCTAATAAAGAATAGAAATAGTAATATCACAATAAGGTTACCATCATTAACAACTAGGATAGCCATAGGCGGTTTAATTGGCTGGTCATACACAACGGGCTTCACACTATTAGTACTGACCTTTGGACCGTATTACTTCCCAAACCTCACTAATTGGCTTATTTTTGCATTCTCAATATCATCACTCATTTCAGGAATCGCCATAGGTATGCTTGCTGATACCATTAGCAGAAAGTCATTGTTACTTCTCTCATCAATAGGATCCCTAATTACCTCAATGCTTATTTTACTACTAATAAGGAGTCTCATAAACGCCCAATACATCTTCTGGATACTATTCATACTATTCTCAATTCTCATAAATACATACTTCCTAACTGAAGATACACTGAAATCTGAGTATTGGGTAACTAGGCGTAGGGGTTCCTATACTGCGATTGTTAGGGTTATATCACTGGGCGGTTCCATACCCGTGATATTCCTATCATCCTACCTACCAGTAAGTTCATACTTAATATTGGCGGCCGTAATATTTAGTGTTGGATTCGCAGCATCCCTCACCTGGTACTTAATCGGTGTTGAGACTGGCAGGGGAATTAGCATTGGTGCGTGGGAGCATGGGAAACAATGA
- a CDS encoding aldo/keto reductase — translation MEYRVFGKTGIKVSIMGMGTYYDPGWIILSRLGIRPGYERKLKALRVGLDGGINFIDTAEIYGSEPLVGETIKDFNREDLFIATKVWPTHLKYDVVIKAAKRSLERLGVKYVDLYQIHFPNRRIPITETMRAMEYLVDTGLIRFIGLSNFNLNQIIEAQGALKKYEIASIQMPYSLMDRAIEKDIIPYARKNGMAVIAYYPLDHGKLIRSIPRDIIDLVSKNHGPKTPAQIALNWIITKHEHVFPIPRASNPDHVRENLGAVGWRLSQEEIEKLENINL, via the coding sequence GTGGAGTATAGAGTATTTGGTAAGACCGGCATTAAGGTATCCATAATGGGCATGGGTACTTACTACGACCCAGGCTGGATAATACTATCAAGGCTCGGGATAAGGCCTGGCTACGAGAGGAAGCTCAAGGCCCTTAGGGTTGGTCTGGATGGTGGAATTAACTTTATAGATACGGCGGAGATTTACGGCTCGGAACCATTGGTTGGCGAGACTATCAAGGACTTCAACAGGGAGGATTTGTTCATAGCCACTAAGGTCTGGCCAACGCACTTGAAGTACGACGTCGTTATAAAGGCTGCGAAGAGGAGCCTTGAAAGGCTCGGTGTTAAGTACGTAGACCTATACCAAATACACTTCCCGAATAGGAGGATTCCAATCACGGAGACCATGAGGGCCATGGAGTACCTAGTCGATACCGGATTAATAAGGTTCATTGGACTAAGCAACTTCAATCTCAACCAAATAATCGAGGCGCAGGGCGCCCTTAAGAAGTATGAAATAGCCTCCATACAAATGCCCTATAGCCTAATGGATAGGGCTATCGAGAAGGATATAATACCCTACGCCAGGAAAAACGGAATGGCCGTAATAGCCTACTACCCACTTGACCATGGCAAACTCATTAGGAGCATTCCAAGGGATATCATTGATCTGGTTAGTAAGAATCATGGACCAAAGACACCTGCCCAGATAGCCCTTAACTGGATAATCACTAAGCACGAACATGTATTCCCAATACCCAGGGCCTCAAATCCTGATCACGTAAGGGAGAACCTTGGTGCCGTGGGCTGGAGATTGAGTCAGGAGGAGATTGAGAAACTGGAGAACATTAATTTATAA
- a CDS encoding sulfurtransferase TusA family protein: MTSVIDVRGFQCPTPVTIVANAVDKAEAGSTLTVITDDFICFMMIQRILKILNVEIREAVQLDDGNYRIVVIKLHKGTQ; the protein is encoded by the coding sequence ATGACCAGTGTTATTGATGTTAGGGGTTTTCAATGTCCAACGCCGGTTACAATCGTCGCCAATGCGGTGGATAAGGCTGAGGCAGGATCAACACTTACGGTAATAACGGACGACTTCATATGCTTCATGATGATACAGAGGATATTGAAGATTCTCAATGTGGAGATTAGGGAGGCCGTGCAGTTGGATGATGGTAATTATAGGATAGTCGTTATTAAGCTCCATAAAGGCACTCAATAA
- a CDS encoding sulfurtransferase TusA family protein yields the protein MKVSNDRYMLDARGYACPYPQVFTLKVIKELKENSIIEVLVDNPASCDNVPAAVRKLGHEVLEVNQEGNYWRIVVRKR from the coding sequence ATGAAAGTAAGTAATGATAGGTACATGTTAGATGCCAGGGGTTATGCCTGTCCATACCCACAGGTCTTTACGTTGAAGGTTATTAAGGAGTTGAAAGAGAACTCGATAATAGAGGTTCTCGTTGATAACCCAGCGAGTTGTGATAACGTTCCGGCGGCTGTTAGGAAGCTTGGTCACGAGGTTCTTGAGGTTAACCAGGAGGGTAATTACTGGAGGATTGTGGTTAGGAAACGGTGA
- a CDS encoding radical SAM protein yields the protein MTTYYKSYRKGMIKVAIAYPSSIRVALQSLSVHIIRKLLSEYPNVYADFVFIGNNGQSITKSLKDFDVVIFSVHYELDYPRILKMMEISGINPYSSQRGINDPLIVMGGPTLIANPEPMAPFADIILIGDAEVLIPKFMEHYMEYGKDIEEYVNLTGFYIPSLGKHIVSKAFAKDLSYSIKLIHDTAIELGLSNVKSVFSHSAILEVMRGCPRGCLFCMEGFIGRPVRYANINSIKNIVLRDANKDKKIINGVSLMGLSVTDHPGFKDLMDFLVNNLGLSVSVPSLRVDSLDEDTIKLIVRGGQKVLTIAPESSERLRRALGKGFSDDDIASIVISAMNAGIDHMKLYFMVGLPGETNDDVESIINLLLRLKRLGIKYSLSVNPWIPKPHTPLQWLPMASDDVINSRVKVLEDLRTYIEFSTYNILDAKVQALLSLGDRDVGDLVFEASLTGLDRGSWRRLLRKYENLLNKYVYSWKPLNSELPWSHIRIPGIEEQSLKVLLLRYLKEVNISISIN from the coding sequence ATGACCACTTACTATAAATCATACAGGAAAGGAATGATTAAAGTAGCCATTGCATATCCATCTAGCATAAGGGTTGCGCTCCAATCATTATCAGTGCATATAATCCGGAAATTACTGAGTGAGTATCCTAATGTATATGCAGACTTCGTATTCATAGGCAATAATGGACAATCCATAACAAAATCACTTAAGGATTTTGATGTGGTTATCTTCTCTGTGCATTATGAGCTTGATTACCCACGCATACTAAAGATGATGGAGATTAGTGGCATAAACCCATATAGCTCTCAAAGAGGTATTAATGATCCATTAATAGTAATGGGTGGTCCAACGCTAATAGCTAACCCTGAACCCATGGCGCCCTTCGCTGATATAATACTTATTGGTGATGCTGAGGTCTTAATTCCCAAGTTCATGGAGCATTACATGGAATACGGTAAGGATATTGAAGAATATGTAAATCTAACTGGTTTTTACATTCCATCACTTGGTAAGCATATTGTAAGTAAGGCGTTTGCTAAGGACTTATCATATTCCATAAAATTAATTCATGATACTGCAATTGAACTAGGCCTCAGTAATGTTAAATCAGTATTCAGTCATTCAGCAATACTTGAGGTTATGAGAGGTTGCCCGAGAGGTTGCCTATTCTGTATGGAGGGTTTCATTGGAAGACCTGTTAGGTATGCTAACATCAATTCAATTAAGAATATAGTGCTTAGAGATGCTAATAAAGATAAGAAAATAATTAACGGAGTATCACTAATGGGGCTTTCCGTAACTGATCATCCAGGCTTTAAGGACTTAATGGATTTTCTTGTGAATAACCTAGGGTTGAGCGTGTCAGTTCCTTCCCTACGTGTTGATTCTCTAGATGAAGATACGATTAAGTTAATTGTAAGGGGCGGCCAAAAAGTCCTTACTATAGCTCCTGAGTCAAGTGAGAGATTAAGGAGGGCATTAGGTAAAGGTTTCTCTGATGATGATATTGCTAGCATCGTTATAAGTGCGATGAATGCGGGTATTGATCACATGAAGCTTTACTTCATGGTTGGATTACCTGGTGAAACTAATGATGATGTGGAATCAATAATAAACTTACTACTAAGACTTAAGAGACTTGGTATTAAATATTCTCTCTCGGTTAATCCATGGATACCTAAGCCACATACCCCATTACAGTGGCTGCCAATGGCTAGTGATGATGTGATTAATAGTAGGGTTAAGGTTTTGGAGGATTTACGAACATACATTGAATTCTCAACATATAATATACTTGATGCTAAGGTTCAGGCTTTATTATCGCTTGGGGATAGGGATGTTGGTGACCTGGTATTTGAGGCTTCATTAACAGGGCTCGATAGGGGTTCCTGGAGGAGACTACTTAGGAAATATGAGAATTTACTTAATAAGTATGTATATTCATGGAAGCCACTTAATAGTGAGTTGCCCTGGAGTCACATAAGGATTCCAGGTATTGAAGAACAGAGTCTCAAGGTATTATTACTTAGGTACCTTAAGGAAGTTAATATCAGTATTTCAATTAATTAA
- a CDS encoding SelD-related putative sulfur metabolism protein, which yields MREDRISVFRERLDKYLNLGINLLSLAIGCSVKVDLYDTLYPALSLVNNEIAKLNIEIQPREDVAVLRSNGDYSLVRRIYDISGNGVNKDELISINPSVALLLLQVHQSRASSPKEFASSIISLYRRLGSSPVRVRIGKGHSIVSTKEKAEFALIDFIGTKSGNEYLLANNDTIQIIDPTEDPGSYRQVATAVSNALNDLFIKGVYRDITIYPVYDAPIEDLREKLTRSFKEFSSKWDFQLNANVIQPRVNYLLMGATVVGTLDKEPPMFYDNIKAGFKILVTRSFGELSIISTYLTTHVDESIIDELERNVMSIEDLEKLKTKIMDSLSRPNIEIARVISKYLPEIGEAFREDEHIAATVDVSGPGIFVFKELAEQANVDVALYNIPLISPEIAKFAAEHYIITDATAGTNGAIAIVASKDVIDSLIRNLRGIEDVQPMVIGEVMGRGSGKLFVPDYITRYITSKSLLMKLTMNIDVLRSLRRQQVRCEKVRVEARVLGNVQGVGFRPTLRRQALSLGLTGYVRNLLDGSVEVVAEGCKEDVMAFIEWIRSSPVGSVQTINYMIKQYYGEFNEFEIR from the coding sequence ATGAGGGAGGATAGAATAAGTGTGTTTAGGGAAAGGTTGGATAAATACCTGAATCTTGGAATTAACTTGCTATCCCTTGCCATTGGTTGTTCAGTTAAGGTTGACCTATACGATACGTTGTACCCAGCCCTCTCACTTGTTAACAATGAGATAGCTAAGTTGAACATAGAGATACAACCAAGGGAGGATGTAGCCGTGCTAAGGAGTAATGGTGATTACTCATTGGTCAGGAGGATATACGATATAAGTGGTAATGGTGTGAATAAGGATGAATTAATTAGTATTAATCCATCAGTGGCATTATTGCTATTGCAGGTTCACCAATCACGTGCGTCATCACCGAAGGAATTTGCAAGTTCAATAATAAGCCTATATAGGAGGTTAGGGAGTTCGCCGGTTCGGGTTAGGATTGGTAAGGGCCACTCAATAGTCTCGACTAAGGAGAAGGCTGAGTTTGCCCTTATCGACTTCATAGGTACGAAGAGCGGTAATGAGTACTTATTGGCTAATAATGATACAATACAGATAATTGACCCGACAGAAGACCCAGGTAGTTATAGACAGGTGGCTACCGCAGTGAGCAATGCATTAAATGATTTATTCATAAAGGGTGTATATAGGGATATAACGATATACCCAGTCTACGATGCACCAATTGAGGATTTAAGGGAGAAGTTAACGAGGAGCTTTAAGGAATTTAGTAGTAAGTGGGACTTTCAATTAAATGCTAATGTTATACAACCAAGGGTTAACTATCTATTGATGGGCGCAACCGTGGTTGGTACATTAGATAAGGAACCACCAATGTTTTATGATAATATTAAGGCCGGTTTTAAGATACTCGTCACTAGGTCATTTGGCGAGCTTTCCATAATATCTACGTATTTAACGACTCACGTTGATGAATCAATAATAGATGAGCTTGAACGTAATGTTATGAGTATTGAGGATCTTGAGAAATTGAAGACTAAAATAATGGACTCTCTCTCAAGACCTAACATCGAAATAGCCAGAGTGATAAGTAAGTACTTACCTGAAATAGGCGAGGCGTTTAGAGAGGACGAGCATATAGCGGCCACGGTAGACGTATCGGGACCCGGCATATTCGTATTTAAGGAATTAGCTGAGCAGGCTAATGTAGATGTTGCTCTGTACAACATACCATTAATATCACCTGAAATTGCGAAATTCGCTGCTGAACACTACATAATCACCGATGCCACGGCGGGTACTAATGGAGCTATAGCAATCGTGGCTAGTAAGGACGTTATTGATTCGTTGATTAGGAATTTGAGGGGCATTGAGGATGTGCAACCCATGGTAATTGGCGAGGTCATGGGCAGGGGGTCTGGCAAGCTATTCGTGCCAGATTACATAACAAGGTATATAACGAGTAAATCATTATTAATGAAGCTCACTATGAACATCGACGTATTAAGAAGCCTAAGGAGGCAACAAGTCAGGTGCGAGAAGGTAAGGGTTGAGGCGAGGGTCCTTGGCAATGTGCAGGGTGTTGGATTTAGACCAACACTACGTAGGCAAGCTCTATCCCTTGGATTAACCGGGTATGTGAGGAACCTTCTAGACGGCTCGGTTGAAGTAGTTGCTGAGGGTTGTAAGGAGGATGTGATGGCGTTTATCGAGTGGATTAGGTCGAGTCCTGTTGGTTCAGTTCAGACTATAAATTACATGATTAAGCAATATTATGGGGAGTTCAACGAGTTCGAAATAAGGTAA
- a CDS encoding Sjogren's syndrome/scleroderma autoantigen 1 family protein, translating to MNVSSRDLVAKKMAQLIRAGATLTSYTCPVCGTPLLKLKTGEYYCANCDRPVVIVRSDAEEKEVMIRYGLMDIRNTLYERLVMINNELKETKDIDRINELVRSMVLILEAYDKITQIINQEPTKTEGTKSEKK from the coding sequence GTGAATGTTAGTAGTAGGGATTTGGTTGCTAAGAAGATGGCTCAGTTGATTAGGGCTGGGGCGACGCTGACGAGTTATACATGCCCAGTCTGCGGAACACCATTGCTTAAGTTGAAGACTGGTGAGTATTACTGTGCTAATTGTGATAGACCCGTGGTAATTGTCAGGTCTGATGCTGAGGAAAAGGAGGTCATGATTAGGTACGGCCTTATGGACATTAGGAATACGCTATATGAAAGACTTGTTATGATAAATAATGAGCTTAAGGAGACCAAGGACATTGATAGAATAAATGAGCTTGTTAGATCAATGGTGCTAATCCTAGAGGCTTATGATAAGATAACGCAAATAATTAACCAGGAACCAACAAAGACTGAGGGAACTAAGTCTGAGAAGAAATAG
- a CDS encoding pelota family protein, which translates to MKLNLDRNWIDFTIESEDDLYVIYLLIDPGDIIYGWTVREFRGREGSRGERIRIYVGLKVENLEYHAFRGTLRVRGVLIEIPEWFEGAKGSHHTMELSYGIEYRLVKPSDIDRGFINKVLEMFSGASISVLLVSVSMEEVAVAHIRRFGRELLGTIPIQGGGKEGEDSLDRFRRSLRNALTQVKQWVQVRRPTHIVVVGNHMTLSMAKDVINEELGKLGIQVIYHEQGEGGLAGIYEFERVGVDVLRKLNISLGQEYVDEVFSRLGMGNGLVAVGVDEVRKALEFGAVETLIVLDETYKEKGYEMRNLISMVLRTRANLVIIPSSTESGERLRSIGGITALLRFPISSQT; encoded by the coding sequence GTGAAGTTAAACCTTGATAGGAATTGGATTGATTTTACTATTGAGAGTGAGGATGATTTGTACGTCATTTACCTATTGATTGATCCTGGTGATATTATTTATGGCTGGACCGTTAGGGAATTTAGAGGTAGGGAAGGTTCCAGGGGTGAAAGGATTAGGATTTACGTTGGTCTTAAGGTTGAGAACCTGGAGTACCACGCTTTCAGAGGTACGCTTAGGGTTAGAGGTGTGCTTATTGAAATTCCCGAGTGGTTTGAGGGTGCCAAGGGTAGTCACCACACAATGGAGTTATCCTATGGAATTGAGTATAGATTAGTTAAGCCCAGCGATATTGATAGGGGATTCATTAATAAGGTCCTGGAGATGTTCAGTGGTGCATCAATAAGTGTATTGCTGGTTTCGGTCTCTATGGAGGAGGTTGCGGTTGCCCACATTCGTAGATTCGGTAGGGAGTTACTTGGGACAATACCAATACAAGGTGGTGGTAAGGAGGGTGAGGACTCCCTTGATAGGTTTAGGAGATCCCTTAGGAACGCACTTACTCAGGTTAAGCAGTGGGTACAGGTTAGGAGACCTACGCATATCGTGGTTGTTGGTAATCATATGACACTTTCAATGGCTAAGGACGTGATTAATGAGGAATTGGGTAAGTTGGGGATACAGGTTATTTATCATGAGCAGGGTGAGGGTGGTTTAGCCGGTATTTATGAGTTTGAGAGGGTTGGTGTTGATGTTCTTAGGAAGCTGAATATAAGTCTTGGACAGGAGTATGTGGATGAAGTATTTAGTAGGTTAGGTATGGGTAATGGACTGGTCGCTGTGGGCGTCGATGAGGTTAGGAAGGCGCTTGAGTTTGGTGCTGTGGAAACCCTGATTGTTCTTGATGAGACGTATAAGGAAAAAGGTTATGAAATGAGGAATTTAATTAGCATGGTATTAAGGACTAGGGCTAACCTAGTGATAATACCATCAAGTACTGAGAGCGGTGAGAGATTGAGGAGTATTGGTGGTATAACTGCGCTATTGAGGTTCCCTATTTCTTCTCAGACTTAG
- a CDS encoding DsrE family protein encodes MKLLILITGSTLDRLLTLGTITLGAVSMGHEVAIYATQSASFVFLKDYADKIGNYAGNSSLGMLINGVINGYNNAVINGKFFKWHEMIRQAREIGNVKVYVCTQPFELAGIKVNLGGFLDIVDELVMIGKYIELLEWCDKSVSL; translated from the coding sequence ATGAAGTTGCTTATTCTAATCACTGGCTCAACGTTGGATCGATTATTAACATTAGGCACAATAACCCTTGGCGCAGTGAGCATGGGGCATGAGGTTGCCATTTATGCCACCCAATCAGCATCCTTTGTCTTCCTTAAGGATTACGCAGATAAGATTGGTAACTACGCGGGTAATTCCTCGCTGGGTATGTTAATTAATGGTGTCATTAATGGTTATAACAATGCCGTAATTAACGGTAAATTTTTCAAGTGGCATGAGATGATTAGGCAGGCCAGAGAGATCGGTAATGTGAAGGTCTATGTCTGTACCCAGCCCTTTGAGTTGGCAGGTATTAAGGTTAATTTAGGTGGTTTTCTTGACATTGTTGATGAACTGGTTATGATTGGTAAATACATTGAATTGCTTGAGTGGTGTGATAAGTCGGTCTCGCTTTGA